A stretch of the Nakaseomyces glabratus chromosome L, complete sequence genome encodes the following:
- the STR3 gene encoding cystathionine beta-lyase STR3 (CAGL0L06094g~Putative cystathionine beta-lyase; gene is upregulated in azole-resistant strain): protein MSQHYGASVAPLYLSTTFKVDLENENNQYDYSRSGNPTRTLLQQQVAKLYDDIDPNFVFAVSSGMTALDVVLRSFLPSETNNHCIIAGDDLYGGTQRLLNLLKISIDTMHFDLSHTENFKAKFYDLVTIKKTIVDIIVLESPTNPLCKIIDIPHLIKFIRKYSPETLIVIDNTMMSGLNCNPLKFGADVVYESATKYLNGHHDIMAGVIIAKNKLLAEKIYFLINSTGSGLNPMDSWLLIRGLKTLSIRLHKQQLNALAISHWLEEGCGFKTHNNNNNLKTRYIGLKSHPDYELHRSFNKGPGAVISLQTGSIPISKKIVASKLLKLWNVTVSFGCVNSLISMPCLMSHASIDPELRKERQFPEDLIRLCCGIEDVKALQEDLLGAFVEAGVITIKKHDGRTYLINNLNGHIGEHFIYSELEHKNVYDQFFSYQNYIEKNLLAKQRLSKL from the coding sequence ATGTCACAGCATTATGGTGCATCTGTAGCGCCTCTATACTTGTCTACTACTTTTAAAGTTGAtctagaaaatgaaaacaacCAATATGACTATTCCAGGTCAGGTAACCCTACGAGAACGCTCCTGCAACAACAAGTTGCCAAACTATATGATGATATCGATCCAAACTTCGTTTTTGCTGTTTCCAGTGGTATGACTGCTCTAGACGTTGTACTGAGGTCTTTTCTACCTTCTGAGACCAACAATCACTGCATTATTGCAGGTGATGACCTTTATGGTGGTACTCAGAGACTACTAAACCTTCTGAAGATTTCCATAGATACTATGCATTTTGATCTCTCTCATACAGAAAATTTTAAAGCCAAATTCTATGACTTGGTCACTATAAAGAAGACAATTGTGGATATAATAGTGCTTGAGTCGCCAACAAACCCACTTTGCAAAATTATAGACATTCCTCATTTGATTAAATTTATCAGAAAGTACTCTCCAGAAACCCTAATTGTGATAGACAACACCATGATGAGTGGGCTAAATTGCAATCCATTAAAATTTGGTGCAGATGTGGTTTATGAATCTGCAACCAAATATCTAAATGGTCACCATGATATTATGGCCGGTGTGATAATAGCAAAGAATAAGTTATTGGCAGAAAAGATATACTTTCTGATCAATTCAACAGGTTCTGGGTTAAATCCTATGGATTCATGGTTATTAATTAGAGGTTTAAAGACATTGTCAATTAGGCTGCACAAACAACAATTGAACGCCTTGGCCATCAGTCACTGGTTGGAGGAAGGATGTGGTTTCAAAACCcataataacaacaacaatctAAAGACAAGATATATTGGTCTAAAATCACATCCAGATTATGAGTTGCATAGAAGTTTCAACAAAGGCCCTGGTGCAGTTATCAGTTTACAAACAGGCTCCATACcaatatcaaagaaaatcgTTGCCTCAAAGCTACTGAAACTGTGGAATGTCACTGTTTCATTTGGCTGTGTAAACTCTTTGATCTCCATGCCATGTTTAATGTCCCATGCATCTATTGACCCAGAACTGAGGAAAGAAAGACAGTTTCCAGAAGATCTGATTCGTCTTTGTTGTGGTATTGAAGATGTAAAGGCCTTACAAGAAGATCTCTTAGGAGCATTCGTGGAGGCAGGTGTGATAACAATTAAAAAGCATGACGGAAGAACATACTTGATCAACAATTTGAACGGTCACATTGGTGAGCATTTCATCTACAGTGAATTGGAACATAAGAATGTCTACGATCAATTCTTTAGTTACCAAAattatattgaaaaaaaccTACTAGCAAAGCAAAGACTCTCAAAGCTTTGA
- a CDS encoding putative hydroxyacid dehydrogenase (CAGL0L06116g~Ortholog(s) have oxidoreductase activity, acting on the CH-OH group of donors, NAD or NADP as acceptor activity and cytoplasm localization), whose protein sequence is MASANSLPSILFIAAPNEASKLLQSTYVKGKFNVLYHILEDKDKFMQFLHDHKEDNIAGIYAGYPAFHTIHGLTREIIEHPDFPLDTLKCISVCSRGYNALDLDALEDHGIQLYNYQDDIEEEGISEYIDDFQLGEVGNDVADCALWHVLEGFRKFSYQQKLLRDVGHSIQARQIAANKPHKFAFGHELGMIQAHDGSSVPLYVESPRGKKVLILGFGSIGKRIAFKLQYGLGMEIHYCKRTKDEQLIREHPEWVYHSMDEDLLFPVLKQFDAIVIALPGTPETKGLINEKFLSHCKEHNLILVNLGRGFILDMEYIDELLKQNKIRHLAVDVFPKEPIVDDLLRESHHNTTITPHLGSATRQVFEQSCELALTNIIKCINGEEAKNHCRVL, encoded by the coding sequence ATGGCCTCAGCTAATTCACTACCTAGCATTCTCTTCATTGCTGCACCAAATGAGGCATCCAAGCTCTTACAGTCCACTTATGTGAAGGGTAAATTCAACGTGCTTTATCATATTTTGGAAGACAAGGATAAGTTCATGCAATTTTTGCACGATCACAAAGAGGATAATATTGCAGGTATATATGCAGGATATCCAGCATTCCACACTATTCATGGTCTGACTCGAGAGATCATTGAGCATCCTGACTTTCCATTGGACACATTGAAGTGTATTTCTGTGTGCTCTCGTGGATATAATGCGCTTGACCTTGACGCCTTGGAGGATCACGGTATACAGCTGTACAACTATCAGGACGATATCGAAGAGGAGGGCATCTCTGAATATATCGATGACTTCCAGCTTGGGGAAGTTGGTAACGATGTAGCTGATTGTGCGCTATGGCATGTTCTCGAAGGCTTTAGAAAGTTCTCATATCAGCAGAAACTGTTGAGAGATGTCGGGCATAGTATCCAAGCGAGACAGATAGCTGCCAATAAGCCTCATAAGTTTGCATTTGGTCATGAGCTTGGCATGATACAAGCACATGATGGGTCATCTGTGCCACTTTATGTCGAATCACCAAGAGGTAAAAAAGTATTGATTTTAGGGTTTGGTAGTATTGGGAAAAGAATTGCTTTCAAGCTACAATATGGGTTGGGGATGGAGATCCATTACTGCAAGCGAACTAAGGATGAGCAACTCATTCGGGAGCACCCAGAGTGGGTATATCATAGCATGGACGAGGATTTGTTGTTCCCGGTGTTGAAGCAGTTTGACGCCATAGTGATAGCTTTACCTGGCACACCAGAGACGAAGGGCCTTATCAATGAGAAGTTTCTAAGTCATTGTAAAGAGCATAATTTGATCTTGGTGAACTTGGGACGTGGCTTCATTCTTGACATGGAGTATATAGACGAACTGTTGAAACAGAACAAGATCAGACATTTGGCAGTGGATGTTTTCCCCAAGGAGCCGATTGTAGACGACTTACTACGTGAATCACACCATaacaccaccattactCCACACCTGGGCAGTGCCACAAGACAAGTCTTTGAACAAAGTTGTGAACTGGCATTGActaatatcatcaaatgtATAAACGGCGAGGAAGCCAAGAACCATTGCCGTGTGCTATAG
- the TPN1 gene encoding Tpn1p (CAGL0L06138g~Ortholog(s) have vitamin transporter activity, role in vitamin transport and fungal-type vacuole, plasma membrane localization) produces MVDAGLGSSKNEDSKDLQNVVQQFEVQSVDNSDYDLEKRSTHKTDPDSRTNRRNKKLFDLDRHDPNLNIFMKGLAYLLWLSDKLDSFGVETSGIERVPPYERGTKKQFLHVAGLWLSATGGLSSMSSFLLGPLLFELSFQQALTSSMISVTVGCLVAAYCSIMGPQSGCRQMVTARYLFGWWFVKFVALAAIIGVMGWSVTNSVVGGEMLAAISNDRVPLWVGIVIVTVCSFVVAIFGIKQVLRIETYISVPVLTSFLLLYISSGNRDYLVREYKPIDVPSKTIKGNWISFFSLCYSITSTWGSITADYYILFPEDTPHYQVFLLTLAGTLIPTTFVGILGLTLASIAKSYQPYGEEYDTHGMGGLLWAGFSRWNGFGKFLVVVLILSLISNNIINTYSAAFGIQLSAVWAARVPRWFWCIVCTIVYLVCALVGRNHFATILGNFLPMIGYWISMYFILLFEENVIFRRYFLHLYTKEFPEFLQQSPDQLSDQSSEEINVLHKEDTGSDTELKFKGTTSKTAQVLREKMKMREKATNIHTLKRKHIHTKHRYNWDEWDNPDVLTHGYAATFAFLCGVAGVVVGMAQTYWVGPIARKLGGPYGGDIAMWLSMGFSGIVYPWLRYWELVRYGR; encoded by the coding sequence ATGGTTGATGCTGGGTTGGGGTCTTCAAAGAATGAAGACAGCAAAGACTTGCAAAATGTGGTACAGCAATTTGAAGTCCAGTCTGTAGACAACAGTGATTACGACTTGGAGAAGCGCAGCACACATAAGACAGATCCAGATTCCCGTACaaacagaagaaacaagaagCTATTCGACTTGGACAGACATGACCCCAATTTGAACATATTCATGAAAGGTTTGGCCTACTTGTTATGGCTCTCCGATAAGCTGGACTCTTTCGGTGTTGAAACATCGGGTATTGAAAGAGTTCCGCCATATGAGCGTGGTACAAAGAAGCAATTCTTACATGTGGCAGGGTTGTGGTTGAGTGCCACCGGTGGTTTGTCATCAATGTCTTCTTTCCTACTGGGGCCTTTACTATTTGAATTGAGTTTCCAGCAAGCTCTAACATCCTCTATGATCTCTGTGACTGTTGGCTGTCTGGTAGCCGCTTACTGTTCGATTATGGGTCCACAATCTGGTTGTAGACAAATGGTCACCGCAAGATACTTGTTCGGCTGGTGGTTTGTGAAATTTGTGGCATTGGCTGCTATCATTGGTGTTATGGGTTGGTCTGTTACCAACTCAGTTGTTGGTGGTGAGATGTTGGCAGCTATTTCCAATGACAGAGTGCCATTATGGGTCGGTATCGTTATCGTCACAGTTTGCTCTTTCGTTGTTGCCATTTTTGGTATCAAGCAAGTGCTGAGAATCGAGACTTACATCAGTGTCCCCGTTTTGACATCTTTCTTGTTACTATACATCTCTTCCGGGAACAGAGATTACCTGGTCCGTGAATACAAGCCAATCGACGTTCCTAGCAAGACAATAAAGGGTAACTGGatcagtttcttttccCTGTGTTACAGTATCACATCTACTTGGGGTTCTATCACTGCTGATTATTATATCTTGTTCCCAGAAGACACACCACATTACCAAGTGTTCTTACTGACTTTGGCTGGTACATTAATTCCAACTACGTTTGTTGGTATCCTTGGTTTGACGCTTGCCTCCATCGCTAAAAGTTACCAGCCATACGGTGAGGAGTATGACACGCATGGTATGGGTGGTCTATTGTGGGCTGGTTTCTCACGCTGGAACGGATTTGGTAAGTTCTTGGTTGTggttttgattttgagtttgatctctaacaatattattaacaCATACTCTGCGGCATTTGGTATTCAACTATCTGCAGTTTGGGCTGCTAGAGTCCCACGTTGGTTTTGGTGTATTGTTTGTACCATCGTCTATCTGGTTTGCGCTTTAGTTGGTCGTAATCACTTTGCTACAATTTTGGGTAACTTCTTGCCTATGATCGGTTATTGGATTAGTATGTACTTCATCttattatttgaagagaaTGTCATCTTTAGAAGATATTTCTTGCACCTATACACTAAGGAATTTCCGGAGTTTTTGCAGCAGTCACCGGATCAGTTATCAGACCAATCCTCAGAAGAGATCAATGTATTGCATAAGGAGGATACAGGCTCAGATACTGAACTGAAATTTAAGGGTACGACTTCTAAGACCGCACAAGTGTTAAGagagaagatgaagatgcgTGAAAAGGCTACTAATATACATACTCTAAAGCGTAAGCATATCCACACTAAGCACAGATACAATTGGGATGAATGGGACAATCCAGATGTTTTAACTCACGGTTACGCTGCCACATTTGCTTTCCTATGTGGTGTGGCCGGTGTTGTTGTTGGTATGGCTCAAACCTATTGGGTTGGTCCAATTGCCAGAAAGCTAGGTGGACCATATGGTGGTGATATTGCCATGTGGCTAAGTATGGGATTCAGCGGTATTGTGTACCCATGGCTCAGATACTGGGAATTGGTTAGATATGGTAGATGA
- the COX4 gene encoding cytochrome c oxidase subunit IV (CAGL0L06160g~Ortholog(s) have cytochrome-c oxidase activity, zinc ion binding activity and role in aerobic respiration, mitochondrial electron transport, cytochrome c to oxygen) has translation MMLRSTFRFARPATRSLWTSRVLFNSKPVTKTAQSLADVNGPESLLGPGGKEGEIPTELEQATGLARLELLGKLEGIDVFDTKPLDASRKGTMQDPIVVDSYDDYRYVGCTGSPAGSHTIMWLKPTVNQVARCWECGSVYKLNPVGVPNEHDHH, from the coding sequence ATGATGTTACGCAGCACTTTCAGATTTGCCAGACCAGCAACCAGATCCCTATGGACATCCCGTGTACTATTCAACAGTAAGCCAGTGACCAAGACCGCACAGTCGTTAGCAGACGTCAACGGTCCAGAGAGTTTGCTGGGTCCAGGTGGTAAAGAAGGTGAGATTCCAACTGAACTGGAACAAGCTACCGGTCTAGCCAGATTGGAACTTTTGGGTAAGCTAGAAGGTATTGATGTCTTCGACACCAAGCCATTAGACGCCTCCAGGAAAGGTACCATGCAAGACCCAATCGTGGTCGACTCATATGACGACTACCGTTACGTCGGCTGCACAGGTTCCCCAGCTGGTTCCCACACAATCATGTGGTTGAAGCCAACCGTGAATCAAGTAGCAAGATGCTGGGAATGTGGCTCCGTCTACAAGTTGAACCCAGTCGGTGTCCCTAACGAGCACGACCACCACTAA
- the CDC55 gene encoding protein phosphatase 2A regulatory subunit CDC55 (CAGL0L06182g~Ortholog(s) have protein phosphatase regulator activity): MAQDNFDFKFSQCFGDKADIVVTEADIITAVEFDHTGDFLATGDRGGRVVLFERGNDTKHCEYKFLTEFQSHDAEFDYLKSLEIEEKINQIKWLKPTNKSHFLLSTNDKTIKLWKVYEKNIKLVSSNNLSENSRRRSGAGLSSNNSLMLQSLKLPQLSQHDKIIAAAPKRIYGNAHTYHINSISPNSDQETFISADDLRVNLWNLDIPDQSFNVVDIKPANMEELTEVITSAEFHPQQCNLFMYSSSKGTIKLCDMRQNALCDNKSKIFEEYLDPMNHNFFTEITSSISDIKFSPNGRYIASRDYLTVKIWDINMDTKPIKTINIHDQLKERLSDTYENDAIFDKFEVCFSGDSSSVMTGSYNNNFMIYPNVVTSYDDAMQDSAKGTESQVKNNERPFDTQKSKNSITRRNDSNNSGLRDQAINNEHTDEIVLQADKSAFRNKRFASMNSSAAIKNKEWDDDIDFKKSILHFSWHPKENSIAIAATNNLFIFSAL, from the coding sequence atggCGCAGgataattttgatttcaagTTTAGTCAGTGTTTCGGTGACAAGGCGGATATTGTGGTGACGGAGGCGGACATTATCACTGCTGTGGAGTTCGATCACACTGGTGATTTTCTGGCTACtggtgatcgtggtggGCGTGTAGTGCTGTTTGAGCGGGGGAATGATACCAAGCATTGTGAGTACAAGTTTCTGACTGAGTTCCAGAGTCACGATGCCGAATTCGATTACTTGAAGTCCCTGGAGATCGAGGAGAAGATAAATCAAATCAAGTGGTTGAAGCCCACAAATAAGTCGCACTTCTTGCTAAGCACCAATGACAAGACGATTAAGTTGTGGAAAGTGTACGAGAAGAACATCAAGCTAGTGTCATCCAACAATCTGTCAGAGAACTCGAGGAGGAGATCGGGTGCAGGCCTGAGTAGCAACAACTCCTTGATGTTGCAAAGTTTGAAACTTCCACAATTGTCCCAACATGATAAGATAATTGCTGCCGCACCAAAACGTATCTACGGTAATGCACATACTTATCACATTAATTCCATATCTCCAAACTCGGACCAAGAGACGTTTATAAGTGCAGATGATTTGAGAGTCAACCTATGGAATTTGGATATACCGGACCAAAGTTTTAACGTCGTTGATATCAAACCAGCTAATATGGAAGAGTTAACAGAAGTCATTACAAGCGCTGAGTTTCATCCACAACAGTGTAACTTATTTATGTATTCAAGTTCGAAGGGTACCATCAAGTTATGTGATATGAGACAAAATGCATTGTGTGATAATAAGAGTAAAATATTCGAAGAATACCTGGATCCAATGAATCACAACTTCTTTACCGAAATAACGTCCTCTATTTCAGATATAAAGTTTAGTCCGAACGGAAGATACATTGCTTCAAGAGATTACCTGACTGTAAAGATATGGGATATCAATATGGATACAAAGCCAATTAAGACAATAAACATCCACGATCAACTAAAGGAAAGATTAAGTGATACTTATGAAAATGATgctatttttgataaattcgAAGTCTGTTTTAGCGGTGATAGTTCTAGTGTTATGACTGGTTCATACAATAACAACTTTATGATATACCCTAATGTTGTTACTAGTTATGATGATGCTATGCAGGATTCAGCTAAGGGCACAGAATCACAAGTGAAGAATAATGAGAGGCCATTCGACACACAGAAGAGCAAGAACTCGAtaacaagaagaaatgatAGCAACAACAGCGGGTTACGCGACCAGGCTATCAATAATGAGCACACTGATGAGATAGTTTTACAAGCAGACAAATCCGCCTTCAGGAACAAGAGATTTGCATCTATGAATAGCTCCGCagcaataaaaaacaaGGAATGGGATGATGACATTGATTTTAAGAAGAGTATATTACACTTCTCATGGCATCCTAAAGAGAACAGCATTGCTATAGCAGCAACAAATAACTTATTCATATTTTCTGCATTGTAA
- the COX13 gene encoding cytochrome c oxidase subunit VIa (CAGL0L06204g~Ortholog(s) have cytochrome-c oxidase activity, enzyme regulator activity, role in aerobic respiration, mitochondrial respiratory chain supercomplex assembly and mitochondrial respiratory chain complex IV, plasma membrane localization) has protein sequence MYRQALRRYATLPPHALKPAFGKPNEAAAKAFKQSLEATEKHAVGTTSVWVKISLFVALPAIALTAVNTYFVEKEHADHREHLKHVPDSEWPRDYEFQNIRSKPFFWGNGDKTLFWNPVINRHINHDE, from the coding sequence ATGTACAGACAAGCTTTGAGAAGATACGCAACTTTACCACCACATGCTTTGAAGCCAGCATTCGGAAAGCCAAATGAAGCTGCCGCAAAGGCTTTCAAGCAATCTCTAGAGGCTACCGAAAAGCATGCTGTTGGCACCACCAGCGTATGGGTTAAGATTTCTTTATTCGTTGCTTTGCCAGCTATTGCTTTGACCGCCGTAAATACCTACTTTGTGGAGAAGGAGCACGCTGACCACAGGGAACATTTGAAACACGTCCCAGACAGCGAATGGCCAAGAGACTACGAATTCCAAAACATAAGATCGAAGCCATTCTTCTGGGGTAATGGTGACAAGACTTTGTTCTGGAACCCAGTTATCAACAGACATATTAACCACGATGAATAA